A single Eleginops maclovinus isolate JMC-PN-2008 ecotype Puerto Natales chromosome 5, JC_Emac_rtc_rv5, whole genome shotgun sequence DNA region contains:
- the LOC134865214 gene encoding solute carrier family 22 member 7-like, with protein MKFENILADIDGFGRFQIMIIVISFIGRFTLPCHFMLNNFIAAVPPHHCDISFLDDGGFFGNLSQAERLIVTIPVQDDGTLNSCQMFAEPQYYLLLNSSSRTEVPTVPCQNGWVYDNATFKSTLTSQWDLVCDKRGKNKATATIFFVGVMFGAVTFGSLSDRFGRRIMLLVSYVSGMLFAIASAFSTSYLMFAVLRFFTGFCITGIVIVSAVLSVEWVDIKHRKLVGVIDSLSWTFGNTVFAAIAYFVNDWRWLIVSVTSPLILAIITWRWMPESARWLIANGKLKQAQMYLKKCAKMNRREESIQTLNTETLATIVVTEKRDRTYSYLDLIRTPKIRKLALRTGIVWFCVATAFYGISFNLTGFGLNIYLTQFAYASIELPAKISVYYLLDKIGRRRTEVGALLMTAACLGMNIVIPKDMSVVRTVVSVVGKGFSAASFGTIVLYSSELYPTVVRQNGMGYNSFMARIGVAVAPLILLLDEVWKELPQVVLFSAAVLGGIVARMLPETRNRCLPETIEDIESSGQI; from the exons ATGAAGTTTGAGAACATTCTAGCAGACATTGATGGATTTGGAAGATTTCAGATAATGATAATTGTGATCAGCTTCATCGGTCGCTTCACATTGCCGTGCCACTTCATGCTAAACAACTTCATAGCGGCTGTTCCCCCTCACCACTGCGACATCAGCTTTCTGGATGATGGAGGATTTTTTGGTAATTTATCTCAGGCAGAGAGGCTTATTGTAACTATTCCAGTCCAGGACGATGGGACTCTTAACTCCTGTCAGATGTTTGCAGAGCCTCAGTATTATCTGCTGCTGAACTCCTCCAGCAGGACTGAAGTACCAACAGTGCCTTGCCAGAATGGATGGGTGTACGATAACGCCACCTTCAAGTCAACGCTGACCTCTCAG TGGGACCTGGTTTGTGataaaagagggaaaaacaaagcaacTGCTACAATCTTCTTTGTTGGAGTGATGTTTGGAGCTGTGACCTTTGGAAGTCTGAGTGACAG GTTCGGCCGAAGGATCATGCTGTTGGTGTCCTATGTGTCTGGAATGCTCTTTGCTATTGCAAGTGCTTTTTCTACGTCCTACTTGATGTTTGCAGTGCTGAGGTTCTTCACCGGGTTTTGCATCACCGGCATCGTCATTGTCTCAGCAGTCCTCa GTGTGGAGTGGGTGGACATCAAGCACAGGAAACTGGTTGGGGTGATTGATAGCTTATCCTGGACATTTGGGAACACAGTATTTGCAGCTATTGCTTACTTTGTGAACGATTGGCGGTGGCTAATTGTGAGTGTCACCTCACCTCTAATCTTGGCCATCATCACCTGGAG GTGGATGCCAGAGTCTGCAAGGTGGCTCATTGCCAACGGAAAGCTGAAGCAAGCTCAGATGTATCTGAAAAAATGTGCCAAGATGAACCGAAGAGAGGAGTCAATTCAGACACTGAACACAGAG ACACTAGCAACTATTGTTGTGACTGAGAAAAGAGATCGGACCTATTCCTACCTCGATCTGATACGAACACCAAAGATAAGGAAACTGGCTCTACGTACTGGTATAGTTTG GTTTTGCGTGGCAACTGCATTTTATGGTATCAGCTTCAACCTCACAGGCTTCGGTCTCAACATCTACCTCACTCAGTTTGCCTATGCTAGTATTGAGCTCCCAGCCAAAATTTCTGTTTACTACTTACTGGATAAGATCGGCAGACGACGCACTGAAGTGGGAGCTCTGCTGATGACTGCCGCATGTCTTGGAATGAACATTGTAATACCTAAAG ATATGTCTGTCGTCAGGACAGTGGTGTCGGTCGTGGGAAAAGGGTTTTCTGCTGCATCCTTTGGGACGATTGTACTCTACAGTTCTGAGCTCTATCCCACTGTTGTAAG GCAGAACGGTATGGGTTACAACTCCTTCATGGCTCGGATTGGTGTAGCTGTGGCTCCTTTGATTCTCTTACTGGATGAGGTGTGGAAGGAGTTGCCTCAGGTCGTACTTTTCTCTGCGGCTGTACTTGGGGGGATAGTGGCAAGAATGCTGCCCGAGACACGAAACAGGTGCCTGCCAGAGACGATAGAGGACATTGAAAGCAGTGGTCAAATTTGA